The Cyanobium sp. ATX 6F1 genome includes a region encoding these proteins:
- a CDS encoding cryptochrome/photolyase family protein, whose translation MGLTLILGNQLHPEWLTAPPLRLDPSSRVLMVEDLGLASRFRYHKLRLLHCFVAMRAFREALRAAAIPVHYFELGDSIGLSFWGRLEQELAQAAADGFQPELRIAEIPDPGVQAELVAFCHQRQVALVVLPSPAFLASAAESRAEFEGRRRPFMKTFYERQRRRLNLLIEADGSPSGGRWSFDADNRRKLPRGYREPPLPQVSPSAEEPAVRALIETHFPQNPGQLGPLVVPFDHAGAQDWLDQFLAVRLHDFGPFEDALSSSDDVLQHSLLAPLLNIGLLSPATVVRQTLDHAAVAATPIASLEGFLRQVVGWREFVRGIDLVYGERQAGGNFWGHQRRLAPCWNAGETGLPPLDQAIERLNRLAWNHHIERLMVISNLMLLCEIHPGEVYGWFMERYIDSYAWVMGPNVYGMGQMSDGGIFATKPYICGSNYILKMGGGPRGPWCEIWDGLYWRFIDLHRDFFAANPRLSMMVALHDRIEPAKRARQREQAEAFIARVTLAPEPERSGTQDPAQPTAQGTG comes from the coding sequence ATGGGACTGACCCTGATTCTTGGCAACCAGCTGCACCCCGAGTGGCTCACGGCCCCGCCCTTGCGGCTCGATCCCTCCAGCCGGGTGCTGATGGTGGAAGACCTCGGCCTGGCGTCGCGGTTTCGTTATCACAAGCTGCGGCTGCTCCATTGTTTCGTGGCGATGCGGGCCTTCCGCGAGGCCCTGCGGGCCGCCGCGATTCCCGTGCACTACTTCGAGCTGGGCGACTCCATCGGCCTCAGTTTCTGGGGGCGCCTGGAGCAGGAGCTTGCCCAGGCCGCGGCGGATGGGTTCCAGCCGGAGCTGCGGATCGCCGAAATTCCCGATCCCGGTGTTCAGGCCGAGCTGGTGGCGTTCTGCCACCAGCGCCAGGTGGCGTTGGTGGTGCTGCCGTCGCCGGCTTTTCTGGCCAGCGCGGCGGAAAGCCGCGCTGAGTTCGAGGGGCGGCGGCGGCCGTTCATGAAAACCTTCTACGAGCGCCAGCGCCGGCGCCTGAATCTGCTGATCGAGGCCGACGGCAGCCCCAGCGGTGGCCGCTGGAGTTTTGATGCCGACAACCGCCGCAAGCTGCCCAGGGGCTACCGGGAACCGCCGTTGCCCCAGGTGTCGCCCAGTGCCGAGGAGCCGGCGGTGCGCGCCCTGATTGAGACCCACTTCCCGCAGAATCCCGGCCAGCTGGGGCCCCTGGTGGTGCCCTTCGATCACGCCGGCGCCCAGGACTGGCTGGATCAGTTCCTGGCGGTGCGCCTCCATGACTTCGGACCTTTTGAGGACGCCCTGAGCTCCAGTGACGATGTGCTGCAGCACTCCCTGCTCGCGCCCCTGCTCAACATCGGCCTGCTCAGCCCCGCGACCGTGGTGAGGCAGACCTTGGATCACGCCGCCGTCGCCGCCACGCCGATCGCCTCGTTGGAGGGATTCCTGCGCCAGGTGGTGGGCTGGCGGGAGTTCGTGCGCGGCATCGATCTGGTGTACGGCGAGCGCCAGGCAGGGGGCAATTTCTGGGGTCACCAGCGCCGTCTGGCCCCCTGCTGGAATGCCGGCGAAACGGGTCTGCCGCCCCTGGATCAGGCGATCGAGAGGCTGAACCGTCTCGCCTGGAATCACCACATCGAGCGCCTGATGGTGATCAGCAACCTGATGTTGCTCTGCGAGATCCACCCCGGCGAGGTCTACGGCTGGTTCATGGAGCGCTATATCGATTCCTACGCCTGGGTGATGGGTCCCAACGTGTACGGGATGGGTCAGATGAGTGATGGGGGGATCTTCGCCACGAAGCCCTACATCTGCGGTTCCAACTACATCCTCAAGATGGGTGGCGGTCCCCGGGGCCCGTGGTGCGAGATCTGGGATGGGCTCTACTGGCGCTTCATTGATCTCCACCGGGATTTTTTTGCCGCCAACCCCCGCCTTTCGATGATGGTGGCGCTGCACGATCGGATCGAGCCGGCCAAGCGTGCGCGGCAACGGGAGCAGGCGGAGGCGTTCATCGCCCGGGTCACCCTTGCGCCTGAACCGGAGCGTTCGGGAACCCAGGATCCAGCTCAACCCACGGCCCAGGGAACGGGCTGA
- a CDS encoding chlorophyll a/b-binding protein: MANDSFRYEPLERFGEGLTTRRPWNTTALAGVERLNGRAAMLGFVAAVVGELITGRGPAGQLAALLRWYLELG, from the coding sequence TTGGCCAATGATTCGTTCCGCTACGAGCCGCTGGAGCGCTTCGGGGAGGGCCTCACAACCCGCAGGCCCTGGAACACCACGGCGCTGGCGGGGGTGGAGCGGCTCAATGGGCGCGCCGCCATGCTCGGCTTTGTTGCCGCCGTGGTGGGCGAGTTGATCACCGGCCGGGGGCCGGCCGGTCAACTCGCCGCACTGCTGCGCTGGTACCTGGAGCTGGGCTGA